From the genome of Candidatus Nitrosocosmicus oleophilus, one region includes:
- the purK gene encoding 5-(carboxyamino)imidazole ribonucleotide synthase: MTFIKDTFSISKPVRLGIVGGGQLGKMMAFEAKRMFMKVIILDPSKDCPAASLADKLIIGDFSDEHKIYDLSKEADIITFEIELANATALSNLEESGFLVHPSPKTLFVIQNKYRQKKFLRENMIEVPDFELVSSEEQLKYYCSTSGFPVLLKACEDSYDGRGNYLIRSENEISKAMTYFSGRQCMVEKFVKFKKEISIMVARNSSGTISYFPVAENIHEDHILKTSIIPARISKETETKAIDLAIMTMKSLKGSGIFGIEMFVDEDDNVLINEIAPRPHNSGHYSIEACSISQFEQHIRAVLDYPLVQPKLLSNAVMINILGPYNYTGPYEISGIDELFAIPGVKIHIYGKLETKPSRKLGHVTIVSNNMDPLLIKRNVEDLLKVRQPSF, encoded by the coding sequence TTGACATTCATCAAAGACACGTTTTCAATTAGTAAACCAGTCAGACTGGGTATAGTTGGGGGTGGACAGCTTGGAAAGATGATGGCTTTTGAGGCAAAGCGAATGTTTATGAAAGTAATTATACTAGATCCGAGCAAGGATTGTCCTGCTGCAAGTTTAGCAGATAAGCTAATCATTGGTGACTTTTCTGACGAACATAAAATATATGATTTATCAAAAGAGGCTGATATCATTACTTTTGAAATAGAATTAGCAAATGCCACTGCCCTCAGTAATCTTGAAGAATCTGGATTCTTGGTACATCCGTCACCAAAAACACTATTCGTCATTCAAAATAAATACCGTCAAAAAAAATTTTTGAGAGAAAACATGATAGAGGTCCCCGATTTTGAACTAGTTTCTAGCGAAGAACAATTGAAGTACTATTGTTCTACCTCAGGCTTTCCTGTACTATTAAAGGCATGTGAAGATTCATACGACGGTCGTGGAAATTATTTGATTAGATCAGAAAATGAAATAAGTAAAGCCATGACATACTTTTCAGGCCGTCAATGCATGGTAGAAAAGTTTGTGAAATTTAAAAAAGAAATTTCAATTATGGTCGCCAGAAATTCTTCCGGCACTATTTCGTACTTTCCCGTAGCAGAGAATATTCATGAGGATCATATATTGAAAACCTCCATAATTCCTGCCAGAATCAGTAAAGAAACCGAAACAAAAGCAATAGATTTGGCAATAATGACTATGAAATCTCTAAAGGGGTCTGGTATTTTTGGGATAGAAATGTTCGTCGATGAGGATGACAATGTGTTGATAAATGAAATTGCCCCAAGACCTCATAATTCTGGCCATTACTCCATTGAAGCTTGCTCAATTTCTCAATTTGAGCAACATATTAGAGCCGTCCTTGATTATCCACTTGTTCAACCAAAACTATTATCAAATGCCGTAATGATTAATATTCTTGGGCCTTACAATTATACTGGTCCATACGAAATTAGTGGGATTGATGAATTGTTTGCTATTCCGGGAGTTAAAATTCATATATATGGTAAACTAGAAACGAAACCAAGTAGAAAGCTCGGTCATGTGACGATAGTTTCAAATAACATGGACCCTCTCTTAATTAAGCGCAACGTGGAAGATCTTCTCAAAGTGCGACAACCATCATTTTAG
- a CDS encoding 4Fe-4S dicluster domain-containing protein codes for MLSEVAKRGIYPTHSAKLGIYRLPVDIVGQSEVNGIMSELKTQGYALDTYADRIFVTFKWVEKGFDIYTNTEQSAELNVTVEIVIGEVLDIIYQIKPLETFGDFYWIRNYRQKADHNAKIIIDNIIRNTKIGQKLLTYYQKIQKLSQTDSIKKLESITPLANTQKSLKEEKKSLVNPSVSTAAGKPSSENLSEKQAVVVPSPIPASNAAKLSENTTIQLTGTGTDYQAVEGPIDTGFKSKRQSAGKFQGIQVWGPYDAPGQLGIWGTDVCVDFDICISDGACIDACPVNVYEWLDTPGHPASERKPFMIREKDCIFCLACENVCPPQAIKIFVK; via the coding sequence ATGCTTTCTGAAGTTGCAAAACGAGGTATCTATCCAACTCATAGTGCTAAATTAGGAATATATAGGTTACCTGTAGACATCGTTGGACAGTCGGAGGTCAACGGGATTATGAGTGAACTCAAAACTCAAGGATATGCGCTAGATACTTATGCTGACAGAATCTTTGTCACTTTTAAGTGGGTTGAAAAAGGTTTTGATATATACACAAATACAGAACAATCTGCAGAACTAAACGTGACAGTTGAAATTGTCATTGGGGAGGTGTTGGACATAATTTATCAGATAAAACCGTTAGAGACATTTGGTGACTTTTATTGGATAAGAAATTATAGGCAAAAGGCTGATCATAATGCTAAAATAATTATAGATAATATAATTCGAAATACCAAGATAGGACAAAAGCTACTTACTTATTACCAGAAAATTCAGAAATTAAGCCAGACAGATTCAATAAAAAAATTAGAATCTATTACTCCTTTAGCAAACACTCAAAAGAGTCTTAAGGAAGAAAAGAAATCATTAGTAAACCCATCTGTATCGACTGCAGCAGGAAAACCCTCAAGCGAGAATCTAAGTGAGAAACAAGCAGTTGTTGTACCATCACCTATACCAGCATCTAATGCAGCAAAACTTTCTGAGAATACAACAATTCAACTTACAGGCACTGGAACAGACTACCAGGCAGTAGAAGGTCCAATAGATACTGGCTTTAAGTCAAAGAGACAATCTGCAGGGAAGTTTCAAGGAATCCAAGTATGGGGTCCATACGATGCACCCGGACAGCTCGGGATTTGGGGTACTGATGTATGCGTTGATTTTGATATTTGTATTTCAGATGGTGCCTGTATTGATGCATGCCCTGTAAATGTATATGAATGGCTCGATACACCAGGACATCCGGCTTCAGAGAGGAAACCATTTATGATTAGAGAAAAGGATTGTATTTTTTGCTTGGCGTGCGAAAATGTCTGTCCTCCTCAAGCGATTAAAATATTTGTGAAATAA
- a CDS encoding 4a-hydroxytetrahydrobiopterin dehydratase, translating into MTNNFISGFNLFGHFSTTTNILFPFLIMIFLGLSQLLPLVYMMENAYGKEHSYDYRANLPTSDVMYDNKSQIFGKSYKDWTAEWWKWAYSIPLNKNPAYDVYGINCNINQYGPVWFLDGTFNHSANRSCLIPDNIGILFPILNSECSYIEYPLIKNEDGLMECAQSIQNHVNHLNATLDDRPLLNLDEYRIQSPLFNFSLPANNFLNLTKGEISAAISDGNWVFLKPLTVGKHTITFEGGFSNTSKERNGVTNESMSFGLPIGWDYETRYDLLVIPSHSYINNKNFTYSSGGLISTNISIGEILKQNLIQLQKNLTNNYQSIKYDTILDYLTKSDGWKALGDSINETQNLSKVFIFDSFPKSVKFSYMVSELAQMLNHHPIIHIDRDKVTLVLNTWALNNSTSNFDLGFTILSDQLYELAIKDNL; encoded by the coding sequence ATGACAAATAACTTCATCTCTGGATTTAATTTATTTGGACACTTTAGCACTACAACAAATATTCTATTCCCTTTTTTGATAATGATATTTCTTGGTTTGAGTCAGTTGCTCCCCTTAGTCTACATGATGGAAAATGCCTATGGTAAGGAACATTCTTATGACTACCGCGCTAATCTTCCAACTTCCGATGTTATGTATGATAACAAATCTCAAATATTTGGAAAATCATATAAAGATTGGACTGCTGAATGGTGGAAGTGGGCATATTCAATCCCTCTTAACAAAAATCCTGCATATGATGTCTATGGAATCAATTGCAACATTAACCAATATGGTCCGGTCTGGTTTCTTGATGGAACTTTTAATCATTCAGCAAATCGATCCTGTCTTATACCTGATAATATAGGAATTCTGTTTCCTATACTTAATTCCGAATGTTCTTACATTGAATATCCATTGATAAAAAATGAGGATGGATTAATGGAGTGTGCGCAATCTATTCAGAATCATGTTAATCACTTGAATGCAACATTAGATGATCGACCTTTGTTGAATCTAGATGAATACCGAATTCAATCTCCTTTGTTTAATTTTTCACTGCCTGCGAATAATTTTTTGAATCTGACTAAAGGTGAAATAAGTGCTGCCATTTCTGACGGCAACTGGGTTTTTCTGAAACCATTAACTGTAGGAAAACACACAATCACCTTTGAAGGCGGTTTTTCTAATACTTCTAAAGAACGTAATGGCGTTACTAATGAGAGTATGTCATTCGGACTTCCAATAGGATGGGATTATGAAACCCGCTATGACCTGTTGGTGATTCCTTCTCATTCATACATCAATAATAAGAATTTCACTTACTCAAGCGGAGGATTAATAAGTACAAATATTAGTATTGGGGAAATTTTGAAACAAAACTTAATACAATTACAAAAGAATTTGACAAATAATTATCAATCTATTAAATATGATACTATCCTAGACTATTTAACAAAGTCTGATGGTTGGAAAGCGTTAGGAGATAGTATTAATGAAACCCAGAATTTATCAAAAGTTTTTATCTTTGACAGCTTCCCTAAATCTGTCAAATTTTCGTACATGGTTAGCGAATTGGCCCAAATGTTAAACCATCACCCAATTATTCATATTGATAGGGACAAGGTTACCTTAGTATTAAACACTTGGGCTCTAAATAATTCAACTTCTAATTTCGATCTGGGGTTCACAATACTCTCAGATCAGCTATATGAACTTGCTATAAAAGACAACTTATAG
- the nadX gene encoding aspartate dehydrogenase — translation MDIKVAIIGCGAIGREIALSIDARKIPNCELSILFDTDSTKLRSLHKDLNTKPSGIFDDFDKLVASNDYHNVSLVIEAASVKAAHTYGPTILKQGKNIMIMSIGAFSDPAFYETIIQLITDSDNNVFLPSGAIGGADIIRSVKNYIDEVTIVTTKSNKSLKGAPYFYNKDIDIDNIKEKKVIFIGNAVDAIKEFPSNVNISALVSLAGIGFKKTRVKIIVDPNILTNKHEIQVNWKFGSFQITVENMPSPDNPKTSYLAILSAIECLRGICSKNLKIGS, via the coding sequence TTGGATATAAAAGTTGCCATAATAGGTTGTGGAGCAATAGGACGTGAAATAGCACTTAGTATTGACGCTAGGAAAATACCAAACTGTGAGTTATCTATCTTATTTGATACAGATTCTACAAAATTAAGATCATTGCATAAGGATTTAAACACAAAACCGTCCGGTATATTCGATGATTTTGATAAACTTGTTGCATCAAATGATTATCACAATGTCAGTTTGGTCATAGAGGCCGCGTCTGTTAAAGCAGCTCATACCTATGGACCCACCATATTGAAACAAGGGAAAAACATTATGATAATGAGTATTGGAGCCTTCTCCGATCCTGCATTTTATGAAACCATTATCCAGTTGATTACAGATAGTGATAACAATGTCTTTCTCCCATCAGGGGCGATTGGCGGGGCTGATATTATTCGTAGTGTAAAAAACTACATCGATGAAGTTACTATCGTAACCACAAAAAGCAACAAATCACTAAAAGGTGCTCCGTATTTTTACAATAAAGATATTGACATAGATAACATCAAAGAAAAGAAGGTTATTTTTATTGGGAATGCCGTTGATGCGATCAAGGAGTTTCCTTCAAATGTTAACATCTCAGCGTTAGTTAGTCTGGCAGGAATCGGGTTCAAAAAAACTAGAGTTAAGATAATCGTAGATCCGAATATATTAACCAATAAACACGAGATTCAGGTCAATTGGAAATTCGGTAGTTTCCAAATCACGGTTGAAAACATGCCCAGTCCAGACAATCCTAAAACTAGTTATTTGGCCATCTTGTCGGCAATCGAGTGTCTAAGGGGTATTTGTTCAAAGAATTTAAAGATAGGTTCTTAG
- a CDS encoding PQQ-binding-like beta-propeller repeat protein has translation MSISDFFKTITLYSIVIVSLLCIFQTSSTIMNVLGSGIDVPNRTSIDASDMSYMADLKSRDPINYFETGMEERNKDNWVFVNHDIYGSRNSNQTQIDKSNVGELKVKWRLNNTYEIQDPPIIVNGSGYFQDYVGNIISFDTLTGNIKWRLDLDGGPTMGLYFSDGIIYATLGTKAKIISVDSKNGEILWESPKLGDTSLGYAINSPPLIWKNYVIAGSGGSGLPPGKGFVKGNITALNKTDGSILWNIDTTTGSWVENGKNPPNGGATAWSGGSIDVDTGIAYIPLGSASPNFNASTRQSPNLYSNHMVAVDIREGKIIWATPFIAHGTVLNVKVPDTHDWDTSWGSSVSNIKFENGSSKKIVIGHDKMGNVIAMDALTGEEIWWTTLGRQVNTDSIPSPSGSGMIWSYGIYNYHATDEDTLYLTATNRGLNFFTEGLSGHKEDPENSIEQGLVNGTIYALDKKSGVVKWKVDTDYPPRVSPLVSNGVVYTGYIKFGENYRTGIIMALDNNTGGKLWEYDVRGSISPVGASIGNGMLFVPTDKVNLYPNEDDDNEVGGSIVAFKPIEN, from the coding sequence ATGTCGATTTCAGATTTTTTTAAGACAATTACACTATATAGTATCGTCATAGTTTCACTTCTATGTATATTTCAAACTTCGAGCACGATTATGAATGTTTTAGGAAGTGGCATAGATGTTCCTAATAGAACTTCAATAGACGCGTCAGACATGTCTTATATGGCGGATCTAAAGTCAAGAGATCCAATAAACTATTTTGAAACAGGGATGGAAGAGAGAAATAAAGATAATTGGGTATTTGTCAACCACGATATTTACGGGTCTAGGAATAGTAATCAAACTCAGATTGACAAATCTAACGTGGGAGAACTAAAGGTTAAGTGGAGATTGAATAACACCTATGAAATTCAAGACCCACCCATAATAGTAAACGGTAGTGGATATTTTCAGGACTATGTGGGAAATATCATTTCCTTTGATACTTTAACTGGCAACATTAAATGGAGACTTGATTTAGATGGAGGCCCGACTATGGGTCTTTATTTTTCAGATGGAATAATTTATGCCACCTTGGGAACTAAAGCCAAGATTATTTCAGTGGATTCTAAGAACGGAGAGATATTGTGGGAGTCGCCGAAATTAGGAGATACCAGTTTAGGGTATGCCATAAATTCACCACCTTTGATTTGGAAAAACTATGTAATTGCAGGATCTGGTGGTAGTGGGCTACCCCCGGGAAAAGGATTTGTAAAGGGTAACATAACGGCGCTAAACAAAACAGATGGAAGTATCCTATGGAATATTGACACAACAACTGGGTCGTGGGTTGAGAACGGTAAAAATCCACCTAACGGCGGAGCAACGGCTTGGTCGGGCGGCTCAATTGACGTCGATACGGGAATCGCATACATTCCCTTGGGTAGTGCATCTCCTAACTTCAACGCATCAACAAGGCAATCGCCCAATCTTTATTCTAATCATATGGTGGCAGTAGATATTAGAGAGGGTAAAATTATTTGGGCAACTCCATTTATCGCTCATGGGACAGTCTTAAATGTAAAGGTTCCAGACACTCATGATTGGGATACTTCATGGGGAAGTAGCGTAAGTAATATAAAATTTGAAAATGGGTCATCCAAAAAAATAGTGATAGGGCATGATAAAATGGGAAATGTAATTGCAATGGATGCATTAACTGGGGAAGAGATCTGGTGGACAACACTGGGTAGACAAGTTAATACTGACAGCATACCATCCCCAAGTGGGAGCGGAATGATTTGGTCATACGGAATATATAACTATCATGCAACAGACGAGGATACATTATACTTAACTGCAACTAATAGAGGGCTAAATTTTTTTACTGAAGGACTGAGCGGTCATAAAGAGGATCCTGAGAATTCGATCGAGCAGGGATTGGTAAATGGTACTATATACGCACTAGATAAAAAATCAGGTGTCGTTAAATGGAAGGTTGACACAGATTACCCTCCTAGAGTTTCTCCTTTGGTCTCAAATGGGGTTGTTTACACCGGGTACATTAAATTTGGAGAAAACTATAGGACCGGAATCATCATGGCTTTAGACAATAATACGGGGGGAAAACTTTGGGAGTATGATGTACGAGGTTCAATATCTCCTGTTGGAGCATCTATTGGGAATGGAATGCTATTTGTACCTACTGACAAAGTCAATTTGTATCCAAATGAAGATGATGATAATGAGGTAGGAGGCTCGATAGTCGCATTCAAGCCAATTGAAAACTAA
- a CDS encoding sulfurtransferase, with protein MTKQYANQDVLCETDWVNNNLTNDQIKILEVDYDVENAYKEGHLPNSHMVWWKRDINDSSTRDIINKHQFEDLMSRLGVKPDDELILYGDFNNWFAAFAFWVFKYFGHKKIRIMNGGRKKWENENRPYTKDEPTPNPSNYVAAAPDEGVRAYLDDVKRSFRKQEVGLVDVRSVKEFNGEITAPPEYPMEHAQRGGHIPGAKNIPWLQAINDDGTFKSVEELETLYGKQGITPDKHIICYCRIGERSSHTWFVLKYLLGFPSVRNYDGSWTEWGNMIGNPIEK; from the coding sequence ATGACCAAACAATATGCCAATCAAGATGTCCTTTGCGAGACCGACTGGGTTAATAATAATCTCACAAATGACCAGATAAAAATTTTAGAAGTGGATTACGACGTCGAAAATGCCTACAAAGAAGGCCATTTACCAAATTCTCATATGGTCTGGTGGAAAAGGGATATTAATGATTCATCGACTCGAGATATTATTAATAAACACCAATTCGAGGATTTAATGTCTCGTCTAGGGGTAAAACCGGATGATGAGTTGATCCTATACGGTGATTTCAACAACTGGTTTGCTGCATTTGCATTTTGGGTCTTCAAGTATTTTGGTCACAAAAAAATTAGGATAATGAACGGTGGAAGAAAAAAATGGGAAAATGAAAATCGACCTTATACAAAGGATGAGCCCACTCCAAATCCTTCCAACTATGTAGCAGCTGCTCCTGATGAAGGAGTACGGGCTTATCTAGACGATGTCAAGCGTTCTTTTAGAAAACAAGAGGTTGGATTAGTTGACGTTAGGTCTGTCAAAGAGTTCAATGGGGAGATAACTGCACCCCCAGAATATCCAATGGAACATGCTCAGAGAGGCGGACATATTCCAGGCGCCAAAAATATTCCGTGGCTTCAGGCAATTAATGATGATGGGACATTTAAGTCCGTAGAAGAGTTGGAGACTTTGTATGGCAAACAAGGCATTACACCTGATAAACACATAATTTGTTACTGCAGGATTGGTGAACGTTCCTCGCATACCTGGTTTGTGCTGAAATATTTGTTAGGGTTTCCTTCAGTCAGAAACTATGACGGGTCATGGACGGAATGGGGGAATATGATCGGAAATCCAATTGAAAAGTGA
- the purE gene encoding 5-(carboxyamino)imidazole ribonucleotide mutase: MGSDSDLPIMKEAARVLNEFEISYEVKIVSAHRTPIELVEYSQTAQSRGIKVIISGAGGSAHLPGMVASMTSIPVIGVPIYTSTNPLNGIDSLYSIIQMPPGVPVATVAINGAKNAGLLACSILSISRPYLLKKLNQFKEKMREEVKLKNTKLDQVGLEKYLKGLQKAQTRR, encoded by the coding sequence ATGGGTAGTGATTCAGATTTGCCGATAATGAAAGAGGCTGCTAGAGTACTGAATGAGTTTGAAATCTCATATGAAGTAAAGATAGTCTCTGCCCATAGAACCCCAATTGAATTGGTTGAATATTCTCAAACCGCTCAATCACGTGGTATCAAGGTCATAATAAGTGGTGCGGGAGGATCTGCACACCTACCAGGTATGGTCGCCTCGATGACATCCATACCCGTGATCGGAGTGCCTATCTATACTTCTACAAATCCTCTTAATGGAATCGACTCGCTTTATTCTATAATCCAAATGCCCCCAGGTGTACCTGTTGCAACAGTTGCAATTAATGGAGCAAAGAATGCCGGTTTATTAGCATGTTCTATACTCTCCATTTCTCGACCGTATTTACTAAAAAAGTTGAATCAATTCAAGGAGAAAATGAGAGAAGAAGTCAAACTAAAGAATACGAAATTGGACCAAGTCGGTTTAGAAAAATACCTAAAGGGACTTCAAAAGGCCCAAACCAGAAGATAA
- a CDS encoding class I SAM-dependent methyltransferase: MGDAFSDYLIDTINKGSLALMLSIGHRTRLFDILSTMPPSTVDEISKKAKLNQRYVKEWLGTMVTGKIIDYDSSNSKFNLPKEKAQFLTREDNLYNFSASMQWIPVLAQVEDKIIDCFHSGGGVPYSSYNRFHEVMAEESFQTVVTGLVDHILPLVPGLIDRLKDGINVLDIGCGRGKAVNILAKKFPNSMFVGYDVAEEAIKGATADSKTLNTCNTLFQVQNLLTVEPTKKFDFITAFDVIHDQIDPSRTLKFIFDSLNSSGVFLMQDILSSTDLAKNIDHPLGPFLYTISCMHCMSVSLSENGAGLGAMWGKEKALEMLRYAGFMGVEVNTLSHDFQNYYYTASKP; encoded by the coding sequence ATGGGTGATGCTTTTTCAGATTATCTGATTGATACAATAAATAAAGGGTCTTTAGCCTTGATGCTGTCTATTGGGCACAGAACAAGACTTTTTGATATTCTGTCTACAATGCCTCCATCAACAGTAGACGAAATCTCCAAGAAAGCCAAACTTAATCAAAGATATGTAAAAGAATGGCTTGGGACTATGGTAACCGGTAAAATCATAGATTATGATTCATCTAATAGCAAATTTAATCTTCCAAAAGAAAAGGCACAATTTTTGACTCGAGAGGATAACTTGTATAACTTTTCTGCATCAATGCAGTGGATACCAGTATTAGCACAAGTAGAAGACAAAATCATTGATTGTTTCCATAGTGGTGGAGGGGTGCCGTATTCATCATATAATAGATTTCACGAAGTCATGGCAGAAGAAAGTTTTCAAACCGTGGTTACCGGTTTAGTGGATCATATATTGCCATTAGTGCCTGGGTTGATTGACCGATTAAAAGATGGAATCAATGTTCTTGACATTGGATGTGGCAGAGGCAAAGCCGTAAATATACTCGCAAAGAAATTTCCGAACAGTATGTTTGTTGGATATGACGTGGCTGAGGAAGCGATTAAAGGAGCCACAGCCGATTCAAAAACTTTGAATACTTGCAATACCTTGTTTCAGGTCCAAAATCTCTTAACCGTCGAACCAACCAAGAAATTTGATTTTATCACAGCATTTGATGTAATACATGATCAAATAGACCCTTCAAGGACACTGAAGTTTATCTTCGATTCCCTAAACAGCAGTGGAGTGTTTTTAATGCAAGATATCTTGTCCTCAACAGATCTTGCCAAAAATATCGATCATCCATTAGGTCCCTTTTTGTACACTATATCTTGTATGCATTGTATGTCAGTTTCTCTTTCTGAGAATGGTGCTGGCTTGGGAGCCATGTGGGGAAAGGAGAAAGCCCTGGAGATGTTAAGATATGCAGGTTTTATGGGAGTTGAAGTAAATACACTTTCACATGATTTTCAGAATTATTATTATACCGCTAGCAAGCCATAA
- a CDS encoding cupredoxin domain-containing protein, whose translation MTDWDLLLPGAGLTAVGATGVAIALSGIAKTFMDGMHAVSILCMFFGLIFLSAGLFKDGFPTSKKSKAAVAIILILFITAGIIGAVQISTKVPSIFSYIAIIATISIPSLIIIIASYKKNAHLMKISIACVVVMIIGSGFIVSTAWMASPATATSEDEKTGADSQNSTIPKVVNTTIVPATIPAGASGQGNPSYEPAIIEAKKGEAIEWTNLDNVPHTVTSFADDGKSFDSSLIMTEKKYVLDTSSLTESKYDYFCTLHPFMKGSIALS comes from the coding sequence ATGACAGACTGGGACTTGCTCTTGCCGGGCGCTGGTTTAACAGCTGTTGGTGCTACTGGAGTAGCCATAGCTCTTTCTGGAATCGCTAAGACCTTTATGGATGGGATGCACGCAGTTTCAATCTTATGTATGTTTTTTGGATTGATTTTCTTGTCTGCTGGGCTTTTTAAGGATGGTTTTCCTACGTCAAAAAAATCAAAAGCTGCCGTGGCTATAATATTGATTCTGTTCATAACTGCTGGAATCATTGGGGCCGTGCAAATTAGCACCAAAGTTCCATCAATATTTTCGTATATAGCCATTATTGCTACTATAAGTATTCCATCATTAATAATAATAATCGCTTCATACAAGAAGAATGCTCACTTGATGAAAATATCCATCGCGTGTGTTGTAGTTATGATTATAGGATCTGGATTTATTGTATCTACTGCATGGATGGCCTCACCTGCAACTGCGACATCAGAAGATGAAAAAACGGGAGCTGACTCTCAAAACTCTACAATCCCCAAAGTTGTTAACACTACTATTGTTCCTGCAACCATCCCCGCTGGTGCCTCAGGTCAGGGAAATCCCTCATACGAACCCGCAATAATCGAAGCTAAAAAAGGTGAGGCTATAGAATGGACTAATTTAGACAATGTTCCACATACCGTAACTAGTTTCGCTGATGACGGTAAATCCTTTGATTCATCGCTGATAATGACGGAAAAGAAATACGTTCTCGATACATCCAGTCTTACCGAATCAAAATATGATTACTTTTGTACCTTGCATCCTTTCATGAAAGGCTCAATTGCATTAAGTTAA
- a CDS encoding HNH endonuclease: MSFFGNASGSNSKKKDKYKELTLAIKQIVLERSKYRCQECSKKLSGTNQPHFIYINGSKKDNRPENLRAVCPECYEGNGPSNNGNMFSSIKKIFSK; the protein is encoded by the coding sequence TTGTCTTTCTTTGGAAATGCATCAGGTAGTAATAGTAAGAAAAAGGACAAGTACAAAGAATTAACCCTTGCAATAAAGCAAATAGTACTTGAAAGGTCAAAATATAGGTGTCAGGAATGTTCAAAGAAATTATCCGGAACAAATCAACCACATTTTATCTATATAAATGGGTCAAAAAAGGATAACAGACCAGAGAACTTACGGGCAGTTTGTCCTGAATGTTATGAGGGCAATGGTCCAAGTAATAACGGAAATATGTTCTCTTCAATCAAAAAAATATTTTCTAAATAG
- a CDS encoding Mov34/MPN/PAD-1 family protein, with amino-acid sequence MSHLKIAIRVSQLIILNQTANLSNPYESCALLLGSKKENLFEIKEVIPMNNRDSSEVSFTMDEIELLKIYKYAESLNTSVVGIFHSHPSKPFPSETDKTFMEINPIPWLIKSTITEEMRCFIFSDSSRGKIDGIEEIEIVIVKD; translated from the coding sequence ATGAGCCACCTAAAAATAGCGATCAGAGTTAGTCAACTGATAATATTAAATCAAACTGCAAATTTGAGTAATCCATATGAGTCCTGTGCGCTACTTTTAGGCAGTAAGAAGGAAAACCTCTTTGAGATCAAAGAGGTAATTCCAATGAATAATAGAGATTCATCTGAGGTCAGTTTCACCATGGATGAAATTGAACTATTGAAAATTTACAAATATGCTGAATCATTAAATACTTCAGTCGTTGGCATCTTTCATTCGCATCCTTCCAAACCCTTTCCATCAGAAACTGACAAGACTTTCATGGAGATTAATCCAATACCATGGCTAATTAAATCCACAATAACTGAAGAGATGAGATGTTTTATTTTCAGCGATTCGTCAAGAGGAAAAATTGATGGCATCGAAGAAATCGAGATAGTAATAGTCAAGGACTAA